In Pseudobdellovibrionaceae bacterium, the following proteins share a genomic window:
- a CDS encoding YbjQ family protein, whose amino-acid sequence MYLSNIETIPGKQIESVVGLVQGSSVRAKHVGRDIMAGIKNVFGGELKGYTELLNESREEAMQRMIQAAQAQGANAIVNVRFSTSSIAAGAAEIFAYGTAVKVL is encoded by the coding sequence ATGTATTTGAGTAATATTGAAACCATACCAGGGAAGCAGATTGAAAGTGTTGTGGGGCTTGTGCAGGGCAGTAGCGTGAGAGCGAAGCATGTGGGGCGCGACATTATGGCGGGAATCAAGAATGTCTTTGGCGGTGAGCTTAAGGGTTACACTGAACTTTTGAATGAGTCTCGTGAAGAAGCCATGCAGCGTATGATTCAAGCGGCCCAAGCACAAGGGGCGAATGCGATTGTGAATGTACGTTTTTCTACATCTTCAATTGCAGCGGGTGCCGCAGAAATCTTTGCGTATGGAACGGCAGTTAAAGTCCTATGA